The nucleotide window AGAGCCCGGGTTGACCATGAGGTAGGTTCCTCAGATGGAGATCTCAAGGAGCATTGCTGAGCAGAGCTAAGGCTTCTCCCTGTAGGGGTGAAGGGATGGACAATAAGACTGGAGGGCAGTTCAACCCAGGCCATGCAAGATCATTTGCTAGTGGCCAGTATGTTTATTATAGAGCTTCTGCAGGGACATGGGGGGGAAAGGACAACCTGAACGAAGATTTATTAGGTGTAGCCATCACATTTGACGTGACAGGTATCTGAATAAAGTAAACCTCACAAACGATAGCTTTTCAACAATGtcaggggtgaatttcctcaggctTTCTCCTGCTCCACCGGTGTAACTTCGGCAAAAACCCCATTGATGTGCGTAAACAGTTTTCGTCGAAGTTACGCTGACAGAGTTGGGGAAATTCACTCCCCATCATCTTGGATGGTGAACTGCAGAAAAATGTATCAGCCATTTTATACAGTCAGCTGATAAATATCACCTCTGGTTTCCAATCTCTCTCTGTTGGAGCTTTTCTTATCTTTCTGCACTTTAACAATACTTTTATAGTCATTGCTGCTTTGAATTTTCTTCTCTTATTCCTCAAATGCACAGTCCTacactcttgctccttctgccATGATTGCATTGGAACTCAGCATTGCTAGGCTGCAGGTCCAGTACTATAtccactaggctactgtacccaTCACTTGAAGCTGTAACATCCCTAATTTCATGGTCAAATAGCATGGTCCAGGCTTATACATGGAAAAATTTCCACATGGTTGCGCGCTGGAGGGTTGCAGGCATCTAAGCAACTATTCCCCAATATGATTCTGGAAAGGAGAGATAAGGGGTAAATCGGGGACCAAAATTGGAGGCTAGTTGCTGATTGCAAATCTTGAATGTAGAAGGCAGATTATCTGTTACCAGTTGAAGGCATTACAAACTATCgatttctcctcactctttgttttgtTTTACAAAACTCTACCAGTTACAACTGTGTTAACACTAGTTGTTTCAGCAACACTGTAGGGCTCACAATGCATTGGCTCGAGGAAGAAGCGAGGGATGAGACTTCAACAGAGGAAAGAATTCCTTCTGTGTAAGATGAAGAAATCAATAATGCTCTGTTGCTTTGAATCCTAGATCCCCAGGTTAAAATGGAGTTCCCATTTGAGGCTGTATATGAGGAATTATGTCCGATTTGTGAAGACAAAGTCTCGGGATACCACTACGGCCTTCTGACTTGCGAAAGTTGCAAGGTATGAAATGTTCGAAGCCAATTAGGGTTTTTTCACTTGAGATGAAACTAAAGGTACCATCAGGGACGAGAAGCAACCCGGGTTCAATCTGTGCACTGAATCAATGGACCCCAATGTCCTTAGGCTAAGGAGAGtagaaatcagccagagttcccaccGCTGGTCACTATCCAATGACTCTTGTTGTAATGTGTCAACACTTGGGATCGGCTGCGATGCCTCCCAAGGTCAAATAGTCCAGAGTCGCACATGAAAAATGAACATACAAGGAGACGTACTAGAGGGATATTGTGTCCGCGGAACCATGCCCCCAGCAGAAGCCAATGACTtccaagagaggagaggagacgttTCGATGTGAAAATAAGTGTAAATATTATTACTTAAAAGTGGGAAAACACTGGCAATAAAAGTTACTACAATGAGATATTGCTACAAGGGCATCTTTGTGAAACAGTTGATAGAAATGGAGCTTCATGTAACAAAGTTGACTGTTTATtcagttatttttagcaaatcctCCGCCCCATGAATACCGAAGGAATTTGTAACAAGCCTCTAGTTTTTCTAGATCACAATGTTCCTTTGGGCACAAACAAGATGTCTTGTGCTTAACCATATACATTGCAACTGTTACACTGCGTGTGGGAATTTGACACATCCGCAAAACATTCCTGGAGGCTTCCAGCACGTTCTATGATAGGTGCGCCTTCCCCCGAAAACTGGTGAGGAAAGCTATTATGGATATTTTGTAAATATGGGACACataggttcaaactaataaaaggtaatttcaggactgatatcaggaaattcttcttcacataaCAGAAAGAGttatggaggcaaaaaccctggagtcatttaagaaacaatcagGGAATGGTaagatctttctggatggatggattaagaggggccgaatggcctttctcgTCTATTAATTATCGTGTGATGAAATGCATTGAGAAAACACCATTCCATCATGAAAGTATCTTCATTAAACTTGATGTTAAGGCAGTTTACAGCCCATCCCTAGCAGAAACAGCAGCGATTTTCCCTATAAATGTTGTTCTCTTAACAGCTAAAGTtgagagccattcggcccatcgtgcctgtgccggctctgtgaaagagctatccaattagtcccactcccctgctcttttcccatagccctgtaaacttctccctttcaagtatttatccaattcccttttgaaagttactgttgaatctgcttccaccaccctttcaggcagcgcattccagatcacaacaactcgctgggcaagaaaaattcctcctcatctcccctctggctcttctcccaattaccttaaatccactgcttaccgaccctcctgccagtggaaacaatttctccttctttattcTATCATAGAGCAAGAAAATAGATAATACTTCATTATGTTGATTACATAGGTAATTATGTAGGAACATTAATGTTTCTGGAAAAAGTCAATAAAATACGCTAATTAGGCTGATGTATCAGAATGCAGGagcctttgtttttaaaaaagaacttgcatttatatagcgccttatcaaatccccaagatgtcccaaagcacttcaagaACAATTAATTACTTTCGAAGTCTAGTTGCTGTTGTGTAGGAAAATGTGGTGACTAATGTATATACAGCAGACTCCTGCAGGCAGCAAATGAGAACGCGCAGTTTAATCAGGTTttctttggtgatgttgattgagggaggaatgttggccagggcaccgggaagaactcccgtTCTTTaactagtgtcatgggatcttttacgtccgcctgagcaGGTAGACAGGGGCTCGGTTTGTCGTCTCACCTCTTGTGAGGGTATAAGGCAGTCTTGTGTGTTAacctaagggatgggcaataattaccggcctcgccagcgatgcccacatcccatgaacgaataaaaaaaaaaccttgtccCTTAATAATACCCTGGGCAAGATAATAATGGTCACAGATCTCAATCCCTGCTGTACCAGAGATTAAATCCCCGAGTGTAAGGAGCTCCCCGGCTTTTAACTTTCTTATTAGAATTACGGAACATAATTTCTGTAAATTGACGGCAGTAAGTGTTAGACAGAAGAATCAATGAAACATACAGAAAAGAAAGCTACTTGCATTGGTATAGcacctctcacaacctcaggaagccccaaaacactttacggccaattaagtacttttgaagtgtggtcagtgTTGCAATGCAGGgaacatggcggccaatttgcgcacagcaagatcccacaaaccgcaaggTGATAAACggtggagatctcccctgctcttctttgaaatagtgccgcggTATCtcctacgtccacctgagagggcagacgtggcctcggtttaatgtctcatccgaatgacGCATCCCTCCCTCAGTACTTGCACTGGGAGCTGCAGCTTAGATTTTATGCTCACGTCCCTAGAGTGGGGCCTGgtacccacaacctcctgactcagaggcgagagtggctATTTACTGACTGCTACGGGACCAGACAGCTTTTCTCATTTGGTCGTGTGGTCCAGTCCCTGACATGTTGGGTTCCAGGGCTCAGCGACAGCTGAAGAGATgtgtccacagagagagagtaaatTGGGTTTCATCCTTCCAGTTTTGATATTGGGGGGAtgtctggaaatttctaaaatgaaaaCACCAAAGGGGGGTAATTACAGGGTgagaagtttacataggcagtttccattataattgtGGACATAGTAAtttataaaaaggaaagttgacaGGTAGTGCACTTATAATTAGATAAGACACATTAACCCTTCTCCCTTCCTTACAATGCTCTTTGCACTCTTATAGAAATGCAGTCACTTTAGGATCCACCCCTACGAGGTCATCACTCGTTTGCTGGGGGGAAGGATGCCAGCAGGAGTGACAAACTTTGTCACATCCAGCAACAATCTGCTTTAAGAGAGTTTTTGCGGTCTAAACAGGATTTGTATATTGACAAATTAACATAGAGGGGGGGAGAAATGAGACTGTCAAACAATGTTCTTTATAAACAGGATCTTCCTTTCTTGTGGGTCTTGCTGTAATGAGAAAACTATGACAAGAAGTCTGTATCAGACGTACTCATTAGTTATgaagggattaaaaaaaaatgttttgtactTATTTtagcaagaacataagaaataggagcaggagtaggccatacggcccctcgagcctgctccgccattcaatcagatcatggctgatcttcaacctcaactccactttcccgcccgatccccgtatctcttgattcccctagagtccaaaaatctatcgatctcagccttgaatatactcaatgactgagcatccacagccctctggggtagagaattccaaagattcacaatcctctgtgtgaagaaattcctcctcatttcagttttaaatggccgaccccttatcctgccactatgccccctagttctagactctccagccaggggaaacaacctctcaacatccaccctttcaagccccttcagaatcttacatgtttcaatgagatcaccgctcattcttctaaactcccgagAGTATAGGGATTCCAGTCCTGAGAAATGGACACTCGTTCCCCTTTTTGGCATCCAGTGCCAGTATCAAGCAGTCCCGGGTCAGGTATAGCACCAGATACTGGCAAGACTCAACCTCTCTTTGCTTCGTTCCAACAATATGTCATAACTTCAAAAAATTCAGCCACTGCATCAAGTAAgatcttaacaacaacaacatacTGCGTTCATTCGCAAACGAATTTcacaaaggggcctgaaacagggGTTAGTTAGGCCCCCAATTTGCATAAGCAACGGGCTTAACGCAGTTTCTGGCGGGCACCCTGGACGACTACAAGgcgccctaaccaatatggcgcGCGGCACACTTTTGGCATGGTACGAATGTGCGCCATATTGGGACCTGCAGTGCCCATTTTTCGCCCGATAAACGGGCGCAGTGCAATCGAATTACTGGGCGTATGACCTTCGAAGTTGTCTGCTGTTTTGCTAATGGCAAAAGATGGAGATCGCAGAAGTTGCGGTGTCAGTAACGCAGGGCAAATTTCGTTATTCATGGCCGTCGAACCACATTCGAATTACTGAGGAGAATAAACATTCCAAACCCACATCAACAGCCCAATTAACGGCCAAGAGACAAAGATGAAGGGTTGTCATCTGCTTCTCTGGTTAAAGTTCCCTGTGCGGTGATAATGATCGTTGTTAACTAGAGTTCAAAAGGACACCGTGTTCATTAGTCTGTGTAAATAACCAGTGGAAACTGGTCTCTCAATGTGGGGGTTGACTGACAGCTGCTGCGGAGCAAGGAGGCAGACACTAAAACATGGCCACTTGGTAAAGATTAACAGAGTCATCTCGAGTTATGCGACGCTCTTAATCCATGGAACAATAGCTGGCTCCACGCGATGCATCGAGCATGGCCCACGGTGACTCACTGATGGATCTTCCCTCCCTTTGTAGAATGCACGTCAGAGTTCAAAGCTCATGGTGCGATATTGGTAATGAGCGCACCAAAGACATTAAGACCCTGGGGTATCAACCTTGTCCTGGGCGAGAGCGCGCTGCCCAcccgttgaagtcaatggaaaagagaatCGACTGAATGCAAAACAGCCTGTCGATCCGTTACTGCCCGTTTTTGCATTACCGTCCGAGACAAACCTATGCCCCGCCTGctttcagaaggcattaagagtcaactatgtagtgtgggactggagtcacgtgtaggccagactgggtaggaggTGGGTGATTCCCTTCTCttaggacgttagtgaaccagttgagtttttactgcAATCtgtcagctttcctcctcatttttttttcctggtgCTATCCAGAAATTGTCGGATTTATAGAATTCACAACCGGCTCAGGTGGGATTTGATCTCATGGTTTGTTTAGTCCAGCACCATATCCACTACAGTGCCCTacactcctctgtaccctctccaaagtcAACCTGTCCTAATTGTTCTACAGGGCTGCGCAGAGTGGGGCCGAACTGGTGTTCTACACAAGCTCAAACAATAATTACATCATAGACTAAAACAGCAACGCTACTCTAAATGGCCTTGTGGAAACAGTTGAAATCTCCGACTGACCTCACACTGGAAGTAAGAGGTCAGAGCACCACTTCCTGGTCTGGTATCTGCCTTGTGTAGACAGCTGCCTTGCCACTTCTCAGAGGAAGTGTTATTGATTAACTAAATTAAGAAGCCATGTGTATGCTTCTATTTTAGGGCTTTTTTAAACGCACTGTTCAGAATAACAAACGCTACACCTGTGTAGAAAACCAGAACTGTCAGATTGACAAAACCCAGAGGAAACGATGTCCTTACTGTCGATTCCAGAAGTGTTTGACTGTTGGAATGAAGCTGGAAGGTAATTATATATTTcatattcacttttttttttacaaagcgaCAACTtacatctatatagcgcctttaacatagtaaaacgtcccaaggcgcttcacaggagcgattatcagaccaaatttgacaccgagccacataagcagatattaggacaggtgaccaaaagcttagtcaaagaggtaggttttaagaagcatcttaaaggaggagagagaggcggagaggtttagggagggaattccagagctcaggctctaggcagctgaaggcacggccgccaatggtggagcgatggaaatcagggatgcgcaagaggccagaattgggggaacgCAGAGTTGTaggggagttgtagggctggaggaggttaaagagatagggagggggcgaggccatgatggGTTTTGAACATAAGGTAAATATCTTTTCTTAAGAGCAAATACTGGGAACATGCGTCACAGGTCAttcagcacctgaaagagaaatCTGGGTAATGTCCATCAGTAAAGAGTCCCACCAGAAACTTTTTTTCCTCCTAATGCTCATTGATCCAGCTGCGgcctttcagtttttaaaaaaatctttccttcttttttgACCAATTCTTGCACCTTTCCTCCTGACTCCTTGTTGGGAAATGGATCCACGGGCACTGatcaccctccagtaccttgcataACTGGTCACTGATCATATGCCAGCACTAACAGTGATGTTTGTGGGCTATTTTACTTTCACACTTCATCCTGCCTCACCTGAAGAGCACGCACACCCTTTCCAAATTGGGCTAATTGATTGTGGTCAAGAATGGGAACTCTGGCCAGTTCTCGTCTCCTTAAccgagggcactgaggccaattgttgtaTCCCTTCCCattatcctggctgagatcagctaactcggcacagacgaGGGATCGACCCTTAGACCGTCTTTGTCCGCATGGCTCGGCAACTTTCTGGGTAAACGCGCTAAGCCACTGGAAGAGCTGAGTGTTAGGTTATCATGAGGAGGACTTCGATCCAAGAGTTACCCACTAAACTAAGTGAATAGACAGGGCCCTTGGTTAACTGCTGGTGATTACCTGTGGTCGTAGTGTGCAATGAAACAAATATCAACTGCAATTTGCTGAATATGGAACAATGGTTTGTTGGGACACAGGATGGCTTCATATGTACAAGAACAACATCTGCCTAAAACTTTAGGCGATGCAAAAACACACTTACGTTTAGACATATGCACATACAGATAAATAGACACGTGTAGGTGTGAAATCTATCCCTGTCTAGAGAGGCTCTTCTCTCATATCTCTCGTACTCTGGGACAAGATGGAAGAAAGCGCTTGTCCTGTGAGAGATGATTCCTCCCTCGCCTGTAATGTCCAGCCTCCCTCTCACCATTGCAACCTTTGATAGTCTCCATCCTGAGTTTCTTGTCATCGTGGCTTCCCATTGGGATCATGTGTGTACGGGCGTCAGGCGAGGACTGGACAAGGCTCAGTGGTGAAATTCCCCAGTACATTCAATATTTGGGCTCGTACATAAGAATTGGCCTCTTTTCGGCGAGATAGCGGAAGGGAGAGATCTCCCTATGATTTGAAGAGGGCCACATCCCTTAAGAACTGGGCTCCACCACAAATCAGAGCCAccgggcaaagagagaaaggaaagatgCAATTCAGAGTtggaaacatttataaaacattagtgCCCGCCCCATCCCGAACATACATGTACAAAATACTCATACATGCTCATGTTTCCCTGCTCTCAGACAAGCTGGTCAATAGTTATAAACCcaattttatttgtttcttttGACAGCTGTACGAGCGGATCGCATGCGTGGAGGCCGGAATAAATTTGGACCGTTGTACAAGCAAGACCGGGCGTTAAAGCAGCAGAAGAAAGCTTTAATTCATGGTAACGCAATTAAGCTGGACCCTACCTCTTACGTAATGCAAAGCGTATCGACGGACCTGCCCGCACCCATCGCCAGCGAGAGCGTACACTCAGCGTCCAAATGCTTATCCTTGAGCTACAGCGGCTTGTCGACCGCCGGAGACTACGAGAGCAACCTGATTGGCGCTTCTCCGGTCAACATGTCCATCGCGGTACATGGCGCCGTGCCAGGGTACCAGCTGTGCAGCCCTTTCCCTAACTGTCACGTCAAGTCAGAGTACATGGACCCCAGCTACCCGGGCTCCCCCGAGCCATTGCTCGGCAACCCATACATCGAGGCCTACAGGCCCGGTTCATCCGCCGCCGTGCCGCAGTTGATACAGGAGTTGGTGAAGTGCGAACCAGACGAGGCACAGGTCCGGGCAAAGATCTTAAATTACCTGCAGCAGGAACAGACCACGAGAGGGAAGCACGAGAGGCTTAACACGTTTGGAATCATGTGTAAAATGGCTGACCAAACCTTATTCTCCTTGGTGGAATGGGCCAGAAGCAGTATATACTTCAAGGAACTGAAGGTAATGCAATACTCTAAGGAAAGGAATGAATTTTATGACCTTAATATTGGTAGCCAGTTAGGCTGTCCCTTCATCAATTTTGATAACGCACCAAAAATGTTCATAACTCAGGTTCTGGAATCTTGAGTAAGCACCTTCAGGCCCTTCTCTCCCTGGCTACACTTTGTCCAGGATAACACGCAGGCCGGGGTGCGTTATAATTCAGAAACACATCCAGGGGTCCAAATCACATCACAAGCCACAAGAGTGAAGTTCGAGCCATTTCTCGATGTCACCGACTGCCAGACGCGCTGGGTGTTTGCAACACACCCCATTATGATTCATAATTTCAGCGAGTGATTTGGCACGGTGCGCGCGCGACAGAGTGCGTGTGACATCCCGCGACGAATCACGCGATTTTTTTTGCGCTTACCGTGTGTGGCGCAGTCTGCTGCCCGAGTACCGCCATTTTGTACAAAAGGTCCTGGAGACAGCAAAAATGAGCAGATCTGAAGATAAATTAGTTCCTGCAACCAACAAATCACTCGCTTTTTTCATAATATTAATAAGTGGAGTTCTGAGGGGTATGGAAGGTGATTAGTCCATTTTCTTTATAATCTCGTTTTTGCTCGTTtcatgagggaggacaggcaggaAACTTCTAGAATAGAGGGGAGAGCAAGAAGGACGGAGGAAGTAagtgagagaaaggaagaaagaatgaacttataTTCATAAaacacctttcatgccctcagaatgtcccaaagcactttacaactaatgaattaATTTTATGAATTGCTGATACATAGAATGCAGCAGGCcagtctgcacacagcaagatcccagaaacagccaggaagatgaatgaccagttaatgtgttttttgatggcgttggttgagggacaagtgTGGGGAGGAATTgctgctcatctttgaatagtgtcacggGGCCGTTTGCGCAGCCTGGACGGGGAGATGTGCCGTGGTCATCTGaaatctaactcagtaccccctcactaaagtgtcagctgagattctGTACCTGAATTAGGCATTGAGCCTACAACTTTTTGACACAGAGGGGAGAGTTTTGAGCCAAAGTGATAATTAAAGCCTGTATTATAGctgtaacttacatttataaccCAATATCTAAAGATCAACGTATCATTAAATTGACAGAACATCTGCTTTGATCGCCA belongs to Heptranchias perlo isolate sHepPer1 chromosome 37, sHepPer1.hap1, whole genome shotgun sequence and includes:
- the LOC137304423 gene encoding nuclear receptor subfamily 5 group A member 2-like isoform X1 yields the protein MLPNLDSESNFMYIQHSESDQMLIQNPQVKMEFPFEAVYEELCPICEDKVSGYHYGLLTCESCKGFFKRTVQNNKRYTCVENQNCQIDKTQRKRCPYCRFQKCLTVGMKLEAVRADRMRGGRNKFGPLYKQDRALKQQKKALIHGNAIKLDPTSYVMQSVSTDLPAPIASESVHSASKCLSLSYSGLSTAGDYESNLIGASPVNMSIAVHGAVPGYQLCSPFPNCHVKSEYMDPSYPGSPEPLLGNPYIEAYRPGSSAAVPQLIQELVKCEPDEAQVRAKILNYLQQEQTTRGKHERLNTFGIMCKMADQTLFSLVEWARSSIYFKELKVDDQMKLLQNCWSELLVMDHIYRQVAHGKDSSILLVTGQQIDLPTIASQSGAMLNNLVTRTQELVTKLRSLQTDRHEFVCLKFLVLFSPDVKNLENRHFVESIQEKVNRALMDYTMCFPQQADQFGQLLLRLPEIRAISMQAEEYLYLKHLNGDVPCNNLLIEMLHAKHV
- the LOC137304423 gene encoding nuclear receptor subfamily 5 group A member 2-like isoform X2 encodes the protein MKLEAVRADRMRGGRNKFGPLYKQDRALKQQKKALIHGNAIKLDPTSYVMQSVSTDLPAPIASESVHSASKCLSLSYSGLSTAGDYESNLIGASPVNMSIAVHGAVPGYQLCSPFPNCHVKSEYMDPSYPGSPEPLLGNPYIEAYRPGSSAAVPQLIQELVKCEPDEAQVRAKILNYLQQEQTTRGKHERLNTFGIMCKMADQTLFSLVEWARSSIYFKELKVDDQMKLLQNCWSELLVMDHIYRQVAHGKDSSILLVTGQQIDLPTIASQSGAMLNNLVTRTQELVTKLRSLQTDRHEFVCLKFLVLFSPDVKNLENRHFVESIQEKVNRALMDYTMCFPQQADQFGQLLLRLPEIRAISMQAEEYLYLKHLNGDVPCNNLLIEMLHAKHV